A genome region from candidate division KSB1 bacterium includes the following:
- a CDS encoding sigma-54 dependent transcriptional regulator, whose amino-acid sequence MTKRDPLLPILLIDDEKDFLISAEFTLNSHGFSHIKTISDPRQVEPLLETTDVSVIVLDLTMPHITGQELLPQIVEKHPDIPVIVITALNEVETAVQTMKHGAFDYILKPVNETNMVSTIKRALEVNQIRDENTRLKKVLLSGSLEHPEAFDFIISQNSKMYSLFQYIEAIAPTPLPILITGETGTGKELIARAIHRLSGVEGEFVAENVAGLDDQLFSDTLFGHARGAFTGADKQRQGLVERAAGGTLFLDEIGDLRIESQVKLLRLLQERSYYPLGSDVPQLTDTRIIVATLRDLTDRVRQELFRKDLYYRLQAHHIALPTLRERKDDIPLLIDHFIHKAAKELDKTPPAYPPELITLLKTYHFPGNIRELEGMIFDAVSRHKSGVLSMESFRMKLSVDQKQQPLRPEPKQQTISFGDPFPTLKETEEQLVEEALKRSNGNQTIAAGMLGISRRALNNRLQRAKHKNP is encoded by the coding sequence ATGACAAAAAGAGACCCGCTTTTGCCTATATTATTGATTGATGATGAAAAGGATTTTTTAATCAGCGCGGAATTCACACTGAATTCTCACGGATTCAGCCATATCAAAACCATCAGCGACCCGCGTCAGGTTGAGCCGCTGCTCGAGACAACAGACGTTTCGGTGATTGTCCTGGACCTCACCATGCCGCACATTACCGGACAGGAACTGCTGCCCCAAATCGTTGAAAAACATCCGGATATTCCGGTCATTGTCATCACAGCGCTGAATGAGGTGGAAACCGCTGTGCAGACCATGAAACACGGCGCATTTGATTATATATTAAAACCGGTTAATGAAACCAATATGGTTTCCACGATCAAACGCGCACTGGAAGTCAATCAGATCCGCGACGAAAACACCCGGCTGAAAAAAGTGCTGCTTTCCGGTTCCCTGGAACACCCCGAGGCCTTTGATTTCATCATTTCGCAGAATTCAAAAATGTATTCTCTCTTTCAGTATATCGAGGCGATTGCGCCAACACCGCTGCCCATACTGATCACCGGTGAAACCGGCACCGGTAAAGAACTCATCGCCCGCGCGATCCACCGGCTCAGCGGTGTGGAGGGCGAGTTTGTTGCGGAAAACGTGGCCGGTCTGGACGACCAACTGTTTTCCGACACCCTGTTCGGGCATGCCAGGGGAGCATTCACAGGTGCGGACAAGCAACGCCAGGGACTCGTGGAACGAGCGGCCGGCGGCACGTTATTCCTGGATGAAATCGGCGATCTGCGCATCGAATCGCAGGTTAAATTGCTGCGACTGCTGCAGGAACGCAGTTATTATCCCCTGGGATCGGACGTGCCCCAATTAACAGACACCCGGATCATCGTGGCGACATTAAGAGATTTAACAGACCGTGTTCGACAGGAACTTTTTCGCAAGGATCTGTACTACCGTCTGCAGGCGCATCATATCGCCTTGCCGACCTTGCGCGAACGCAAGGACGATATTCCACTGCTCATTGATCATTTTATCCATAAAGCCGCCAAAGAGCTGGACAAAACGCCGCCCGCCTATCCGCCGGAACTGATCACTCTGCTGAAAACCTATCATTTCCCGGGTAATATCCGGGAACTCGAAGGAATGATCTTTGACGCAGTCAGCCGTCACAAGTCAGGTGTGCTTTCCATGGAATCCTTTCGGATGAAACTCTCGGTGGATCAGAAACAGCAGCCACTAAGACCGGAGCCGAAACAGCAGACCATCAGTTTCGGCGATCCCTTTCCCACATTGAAAGAAACAGAAGAACAATTGGTGGAAGAGGCCCTGAAGCGCAGCAATGGCAACCAGACCATTGCCGCCGGTATGCTCGGCATCTCCCGTAGAGCGCTAAACAATCGATTACAAAGAGCCAAACACAAGAATCCCTGA
- a CDS encoding class I SAM-dependent methyltransferase — translation MNAVYDSFSLYYDLEYGLKDNDFSFYLSYGKTFKSVLEVGAGTGRIALYLAEHGVSVTGIDNSFRMLEIAKEKAAQTTGLKAPVFIQADMRDFNLNRTFPCCIVPFRALLHNLTQDDQIAALQCIARHLDPGGLLVFDLFVPLYQVMAQKEWHEELSPEDLADPDENIKIRIDVSHDPVVQQLSIRNEYVQLGSEESRSAIMKYRYMFRYEVEALLRLCGFETQKVWSDFDKSPYNYSSGMMIFQAKKKGKGPWI, via the coding sequence ATGAACGCCGTTTATGACAGCTTTTCTCTGTACTATGACTTGGAATATGGGCTGAAAGATAATGATTTTTCATTTTATTTGTCTTACGGCAAAACGTTTAAATCCGTGTTGGAAGTCGGTGCGGGCACGGGGCGAATTGCGCTGTACCTTGCAGAACATGGCGTTTCGGTTACCGGAATTGATAATTCGTTTCGTATGTTAGAGATCGCAAAAGAAAAGGCGGCGCAAACAACGGGATTGAAAGCCCCCGTATTTATCCAGGCGGACATGCGGGATTTCAATCTGAACCGAACCTTTCCCTGTTGTATTGTTCCGTTTCGGGCGCTGCTGCATAATCTGACCCAGGATGACCAGATTGCGGCGCTTCAGTGCATTGCCCGGCACCTTGATCCCGGCGGTTTGCTGGTTTTTGATTTGTTTGTGCCTTTGTATCAGGTTATGGCTCAAAAAGAATGGCATGAAGAGTTGTCTCCGGAGGATCTTGCAGATCCGGATGAAAATATAAAGATCAGGATTGACGTTTCACATGATCCGGTGGTTCAACAGCTTAGCATACGCAATGAATATGTTCAGCTTGGCAGTGAAGAAAGCCGAAGCGCTATCATGAAGTATAGATATATGTTCCGTTATGAAGTTGAAGCGTTATTGCGATTGTGCGGATTCGAGACCCAAAAAGTCTGGAGTGATTTTGACAAGTCTCCTTATAACTATTCCAGTGGAATGATGATATTTCAGGCGAAAAAGAAAGGTAAAGGCCCTTGGATTTAA
- a CDS encoding ATP-binding protein, producing MTEDVLESTRVAISILDAESRYIWINRAFTQFFNISRNAVIGKSHHSISEQIFRDRVAHPYEFFQFSRNSFQQQSPSERFMVHILPEDDLEERYVEYWTSPIKHGLYKGGRIEQFTDVTELKIILDDLMESERRQKQLLHHLTDYTFTVKLRDDKPVFTHHSQGCLSVTGYEPEDFILNPDLWFKIIHKEDENTVQQHLQQILGGDKTQEFEHRILRKDGDTRWVKTTIVPDHDESARFQSADGLVSDITALKEAEHRDTIRQRQLIQADKLATLGILVSGVAHEINNPNNFISLNASMIGKVWRSLQPILEEYQTEHGDFLIANMSYESAKDKIIDLLNGITKGSERIAKIVKSLKDYARQDKDTLNEVVDINKALDEAIVIVNNMIKKSTQSFRVEYNNNNPRVRGNFQKLEQVFINLISNACDSLKHTPKELFIQSSIDTDQHNICVKIYDSGIGIPQTDMEHIFDPFFTTKRSSGGTGLGLSIAYGIIKDHGGDLSLESAPHVGTTATVTLPAANKSEP from the coding sequence CTGACAGAAGATGTACTGGAAAGTACCCGGGTGGCCATTTCCATTCTGGATGCAGAGTCCAGGTATATTTGGATCAACCGCGCATTTACTCAGTTTTTCAATATCTCCCGCAATGCGGTCATTGGAAAAAGCCATCACTCAATTTCAGAACAGATTTTCCGGGATCGCGTGGCTCATCCGTACGAATTTTTCCAATTTTCCCGGAACAGCTTTCAACAACAGTCACCTTCTGAGCGCTTTATGGTGCACATACTGCCTGAGGATGATCTGGAAGAACGGTATGTAGAGTACTGGACGTCTCCCATCAAGCACGGGTTGTACAAAGGCGGACGCATCGAACAGTTTACCGACGTTACCGAACTCAAGATCATTCTGGATGATCTCATGGAGAGCGAGCGCCGGCAAAAACAGCTTTTGCACCATCTGACGGATTATACCTTTACGGTCAAATTAAGAGACGACAAACCGGTATTTACGCATCACAGTCAGGGCTGTCTTTCAGTGACCGGATACGAACCGGAAGACTTTATCCTCAATCCGGACCTCTGGTTCAAAATTATCCACAAGGAAGATGAGAACACTGTTCAGCAGCATTTGCAGCAGATTTTAGGAGGAGACAAAACACAAGAATTCGAGCATCGAATACTCCGCAAAGACGGCGATACCCGCTGGGTCAAAACCACAATCGTCCCGGACCATGACGAATCGGCGCGCTTTCAGTCCGCAGACGGGCTCGTCAGTGACATCACAGCGCTCAAGGAAGCAGAACATCGCGACACTATCCGCCAGCGTCAATTGATTCAGGCGGACAAACTGGCCACGCTCGGCATTCTGGTCTCCGGTGTGGCGCATGAAATCAACAATCCCAACAATTTCATCTCTTTAAACGCCAGTATGATCGGCAAAGTCTGGCGCAGCCTTCAGCCCATTCTTGAAGAATATCAGACCGAACACGGGGATTTTCTCATTGCCAACATGTCCTATGAATCCGCCAAAGACAAAATTATCGATCTATTGAACGGCATCACCAAAGGCTCGGAACGCATTGCAAAAATTGTAAAAAGCCTCAAGGATTATGCACGTCAAGACAAAGACACCCTGAATGAGGTTGTGGATATTAACAAGGCGCTGGACGAAGCAATTGTCATTGTCAACAATATGATCAAAAAATCCACCCAGTCATTCCGGGTTGAATATAATAACAATAATCCCAGGGTGCGAGGAAATTTTCAAAAACTGGAACAGGTGTTCATCAATCTAATCAGCAATGCATGCGATTCTTTAAAACACACTCCAAAAGAACTGTTCATCCAGTCCTCCATAGATACAGACCAACATAACATTTGTGTGAAAATCTATGATTCCGGAATCGGAATCCCACAAACGGATATGGAGCATATTTTTGATCCGTTTTTCACGACCAAACGCAGCAGCGGCGGAACCGGTCTCGGTTTGTCTATTGCTTATGGTATCATCAAAGATCACGGTGGAGACCTGTCTCTGGAATCAGCTCCCCATGTGGGTACCACGGCTACGGTCACACTGCCGGCTGCAAACAAATCGGAACCATAG
- a CDS encoding geranylgeranylglycerol-phosphate geranylgeranyltransferase, translated as MEITRPLNVVISFVAIGVGAVLAGPLQPLSAVLAACVSGALITAAANTVNDVFDIEIDRVNKPLRPLPRHLLGVREAKIFSGCLFVSGVACAFYIGFIAVLIAAVFSVLLYLYSAYLKRMVLCGNFVVSLATAFAFIYGGLAVGHPEYALYPALFAFCMHFAREIIKDIEDQKGDRQGQANTLAVVYGIRPGQWLVTLLLTLLVGLTLVPFVTELYNRYYFWILLVGVYTVLIYTVVCIWLEPTVRKMRFVSKLLKADMLIGLLALYVGRY; from the coding sequence TTGGAAATAACCCGGCCGCTGAACGTGGTTATAAGTTTTGTGGCCATTGGTGTGGGCGCTGTACTCGCCGGCCCCCTGCAGCCGCTCTCTGCCGTACTGGCTGCCTGTGTGTCAGGCGCGTTAATCACAGCTGCGGCGAATACGGTAAATGATGTCTTTGATATTGAAATCGATCGGGTGAACAAACCCCTGCGGCCGCTACCGCGTCATCTGTTGGGAGTGCGGGAAGCAAAAATATTTTCAGGATGTTTATTTGTTTCAGGAGTTGCATGCGCTTTTTATATTGGGTTTATTGCGGTACTCATTGCTGCTGTTTTCTCTGTTTTGCTGTATTTGTACAGTGCGTATTTGAAAAGAATGGTGTTATGTGGCAATTTTGTTGTAAGCCTTGCGACAGCGTTTGCATTTATTTACGGGGGCCTCGCCGTAGGTCACCCTGAATATGCGCTTTATCCCGCATTGTTTGCTTTTTGCATGCATTTTGCCCGCGAGATCATCAAAGATATCGAAGATCAAAAAGGAGACCGGCAGGGCCAGGCGAATACCCTCGCAGTGGTTTACGGTATTCGACCGGGTCAGTGGCTGGTGACCCTTCTTTTGACGCTGCTGGTCGGCCTGACTCTGGTCCCTTTTGTAACGGAATTGTATAACCGGTATTATTTCTGGATTTTACTGGTTGGGGTGTATACAGTCTTGATTTACACGGTAGTTTGCATCTGGCTGGAGCCGACCGTCAGGAAAATGCGGTTTGTCAGCAAACTGCTCAAAGCGGATATGCTCATCGGATTGCTGGCGCTTTACGTGGGGCGATATTAG
- a CDS encoding HAD family hydrolase: MKPLYKHVIWDWNGTLINDMWLCVDILNPLLRKYGQPPITQSFYLEHFDFPVRDFYERAGFDFTHVPFEIVGTEWMTIYRNRCKECSLHEQARNTLNSIKRKGLGQSIVSASDISLLSESLQYFDVHAYFQKISGLDNHYAEGKVDIARHHIQELGMAPENVLFVGDTLHDFQVAGAIGVDCLLFSGGHHAKVKLQQSKIRIIDSLSEICKILEC; this comes from the coding sequence ATGAAACCTTTATACAAACACGTGATCTGGGACTGGAACGGCACCCTGATCAATGATATGTGGTTATGTGTGGATATTCTGAATCCGCTGCTGCGGAAATACGGACAGCCGCCTATCACACAATCATTTTATTTAGAACACTTTGATTTTCCGGTTCGGGATTTTTATGAACGCGCGGGATTTGACTTTACACATGTGCCTTTTGAAATTGTGGGCACGGAATGGATGACTATTTACCGAAATCGTTGCAAAGAATGCAGTCTGCACGAACAGGCCCGCAACACTCTGAATTCCATCAAACGCAAGGGTCTGGGACAATCGATCGTGTCCGCGTCTGATATAAGCTTGTTGTCCGAATCTTTGCAGTATTTTGATGTTCACGCCTATTTCCAAAAAATATCCGGTTTGGACAATCATTACGCTGAAGGTAAAGTTGATATTGCCCGGCATCATATTCAAGAGCTGGGTATGGCGCCGGAAAACGTCCTGTTTGTAGGTGATACACTGCATGATTTTCAGGTCGCCGGGGCAATCGGAGTCGATTGCCTCTTGTTTTCAGGCGGTCACCATGCAAAAGTTAAACTGCAGCAAAGTAAAATCAGAATCATTGATTCATTGTCCGAGATCTGTAAAATCCTTGAATGTTAG
- a CDS encoding YegS/Rv2252/BmrU family lipid kinase, which yields MNNPRSGFLKSPFLIRKTLELSLMDAPFEYEFHDTRYAGHAHELAKEAVELGFDAVVSVGGDGTTNEIGSALLYSDTALGIIPLGSGNGLARGLSIPLGPVRAVKTLINGRIRTMDAGNVNGNAFFIVTGVGLDASIGKEFNDQQVRGLLPYFTIGIREFFRYKHEVFTLKFDHHEIAVPALFVTIANLKGWGGGAIISPEAELDDGLLDICAVHRAGFWYTLFNLPRLFLGGIEKIQKYSRYQAKEVTILREKPGPFHFDGETRDGGTKIKVTINPNALKVIVP from the coding sequence GTGAATAATCCTCGTTCCGGTTTCCTGAAATCACCGTTTCTGATTCGTAAAACTCTGGAACTTTCCTTGATGGATGCACCGTTCGAGTACGAATTTCATGATACCCGTTATGCCGGACATGCTCATGAATTGGCCAAAGAAGCGGTGGAACTCGGATTTGATGCTGTGGTTTCTGTCGGTGGAGACGGTACCACAAATGAAATCGGCTCTGCACTGCTTTATTCCGATACAGCCCTGGGGATTATTCCATTAGGCTCGGGGAACGGTTTGGCGCGCGGGCTTTCTATTCCGCTGGGCCCCGTGCGCGCTGTTAAAACACTGATTAACGGAAGAATTCGGACCATGGATGCGGGCAATGTAAACGGGAATGCTTTTTTTATTGTAACCGGAGTGGGACTGGATGCCTCTATCGGTAAAGAGTTTAACGATCAACAGGTCCGGGGATTGCTGCCTTATTTTACGATCGGCATTCGTGAGTTTTTTCGCTATAAACATGAAGTCTTTACACTAAAGTTTGATCATCACGAAATTGCGGTGCCGGCTCTCTTTGTCACCATTGCCAACTTGAAGGGCTGGGGAGGCGGCGCTATTATCTCACCTGAGGCAGAGCTGGATGATGGATTGCTTGATATTTGTGCTGTCCACCGCGCCGGGTTTTGGTATACATTATTTAATCTGCCCCGATTGTTTCTGGGAGGTATCGAAAAAATTCAGAAATATTCGCGCTATCAGGCGAAAGAGGTGACAATATTACGCGAAAAGCCCGGCCCGTTCCACTTTGATGGCGAAACCCGTGACGGCGGCACGAAAATTAAAGTTACTATAAATCCGAATGCTTTAAAAGTGATTGTGCCCTGA
- the dtd gene encoding D-aminoacyl-tRNA deacylase — protein sequence MRLLIQRVSCGAVDIQDKRVKSIGPGLVVLIGIAAGDTEAPIDKMVEKLVNLRIFKDHDGKMNLSSLDVRAEILAISQFTLYADCRKGRRPGFAHAASPDIARPLYELIVERIREFGLPVVTGRFGEYMQVTIHNDGPVTILLDSNELGF from the coding sequence ATGAGACTATTGATCCAACGTGTAAGCTGCGGGGCTGTAGATATCCAGGATAAACGGGTCAAGTCTATAGGTCCCGGTCTGGTGGTGTTGATCGGGATTGCTGCCGGAGATACGGAGGCTCCGATCGATAAAATGGTGGAAAAGTTGGTCAACCTGCGGATATTTAAAGATCACGACGGAAAAATGAATTTGTCGAGTCTGGACGTCCGGGCTGAAATTTTGGCTATTTCACAGTTCACTTTATATGCAGACTGCCGCAAAGGCCGGCGTCCCGGTTTTGCCCATGCCGCGTCACCGGATATAGCACGCCCCCTGTATGAACTCATAGTCGAACGAATCCGTGAATTCGGACTGCCGGTTGTGACCGGACGTTTTGGAGAATACATGCAGGTAACCATTCACAATGACGGCCCGGTGACGATCCTGCTGGACTCGAACGAACTGGGCTTTTAA
- a CDS encoding PAS domain-containing protein, whose translation MIDTVHGKGCLAVTGYAHTEYDKEPELWFRMVHRDDREAVTEQATKARKGIDVPPLEHRIIHKNGEVKWIPQYDCTSP comes from the coding sequence GTGATCGATACCGTCCATGGTAAAGGCTGTCTTGCTGTGACCGGTTATGCGCATACAGAGTATGATAAAGAACCGGAACTTTGGTTTCGTATGGTTCATCGTGATGACCGGGAGGCTGTGACCGAACAAGCCACAAAAGCGAGAAAAGGTATCGATGTTCCGCCGCTTGAACACCGGATCATCCATAAAAACGGGGAGGTGAAATGGATTCCGCAATACGATTGTACTTCTCCGTAA